A DNA window from Engystomops pustulosus chromosome 6, aEngPut4.maternal, whole genome shotgun sequence contains the following coding sequences:
- the CDC42EP5 gene encoding cdc42 effector protein 5, translating to MPILKQSSSHSKKRTRIDREMISAPLGDFRHTMHVGRGGDAFGDTSFLSNHGPSSAPPVEVPKKNGLVKMAGDHEENKMADSLSQLSQSSGIGSGAGSVSSSPVNNVSSKEDSLWNNSNTVKNSDQFDWISAGDCGLKHAESMLSFHLDLGPSFLDDVLGVMDRDPPASEWNNDQRDLDFKFASVHTTDGDKYTQSSGIEPQANHYNLSSTLPMTNPEFENISVATPSHPEGNRSLYEDDSEEEKRSIYEGIADSPEQHDSSLHISHRTGVDDEDDNDDDDDDEEEGQGYTFDDDLDDEIRV from the coding sequence ATGCCTATCCTCAAGCAATCCAGCTCTCACTCCAAAAAGCGAACCCGCATTGATCGAGAGATGATCAGTGCCCCATTGGGGGATTTTAGACACACCATGCATGTTGGAAGAGGAGGTGATGCGTTTGGGGATACCTCCTTTCTCAGTAACCATGGTCCTTCTTCCGCCCCACCAGTAGAAGTGCCAAAGAAAAATGGACTCGTGAAAATGGCAGGTGACCATGAAGAAAACAAAATGGCAGATTCTTTAAGCCAACTCTCACAGTCCTCAGGAATTGGCTCTGGGGCAGGAAGTGTTTCCTCAAGTCCTGTCAATAATGTATCATCTAAAGAAGACAGTTTGTGGAATAACAGCAACACTGTAAAAAATTCAGATCAGTTTGACTGGATTTCCGCTGGTGACTGTGGCCTGAAACATGCAGAATCCATGTTATCCTTCCACCTTGATTTGGGCCCATCTTTTTTGGATGATGTTTTAGGTGTGATGGACAGAGATCCTCCAGCTTCTGAGTGGAACAATGACCAGCGAGATTTGGACTTCAAATTTGCTTCAGTCCATACAACAGATGGTGATAAATACACACAATCCTCTGGAATAGAGCCACAGGCAAACCATTATAACCTATCCAGCACACTACCTATGACAAATCCTGAATTTGAAAATATTTCTGTTGCCACTCCTAGCCATCCAGAAGGAAACAGATCACTGTATGAAGATGATAGTGAAGAAGAAAAACGGTCCATCTATGAAGGTATTGCAGATAGTCCAGAGCAACATGATAGCAGTCTACACATCAGCCATCGCACAGGGGTAGATGATGAGGACGAcaacgatgatgatgatgatgatgaagaagaaGGTCAAGGTTACACATTTGATGATGACCTTGATGACGAGATCAGAGTATAA